TATCCGAAGTTAAAATAACCTGTTTCCCATTTTGATGTAAATGGTTAAAAATATGGAAAAACACATCTTGTGTTCCTGCTTTTCCTGATAAAAATTGAACATCATCAATCAATAAAACATCAATCATTTGATAAAAATGAATAAAATCGTTTCTTGTATTCGATTTTACTGAATCAATAAATTGCTGTGTAAATTTTTCTGATGAAATATATAAAACTGTTTTATCTGGATATTTATCTTTAATATCAACCCCAATTGCATGTGCTAAATGAGTTTTCCCTAAACCTACTCCACCATAAATTAAAAGCGGATTAAAAGAAGTTCCTCCAGGTTTGTTGGCAACTGCCATTCCTGCAGAACGTGCTAATCTGTTAGAATCGCCTTCTATAAAATTAGCAAAACTATAATTTGGGTTTAATTGAGATTCTATTTTAACTTTCTGTAAACCAGGAATAATAAAAGGATTTCTTAATTCTCTTTTATTAGATTCTAAAGGTGCAGTTACTCTTTGAGGCTTTAAAGGATCTCTATTTGAACTTGGAATTTTTACAGTTTGTGGTCTGTTACTACTGTAATTATTTTCCATTTTTACATCGTAAACCAATTTGGCATCATTGCCTAATTGTCTTACCAATGCAACTCTTAAAAGTTTAATATAGTGTTCTTCTAACCATTCGTAAAAAAATTTACTTGGCACCTGAATGGTTAACGCTTCTCCAGAAAGTTTTACCGGTTTTATAGGCTCAAACCAAGTTTTGTAGGCTTGTGGCTTAATATTATCCTTTATAAAAGATAAACAGTCGATCCAAATGGATTCAGCAGTGTGACTCATTGAGGTATTAAATAATTTTTTTGGTTAAAATAATTAGCTACAAAGTAGCCTTTAGTGTTTTTCTTTTAAGCAGTACAAAAGTGTGAATAAAATTCAGCATAAAAAAATGAAATTGCTATTGATTATTAACTTTATTTTACGTAACCTACCCTAAATTTTTAACGTTTATATAATTTGAAAAAATCATCAACAAAAACAAGAGTTCGTTATTCAGAAACCGATCAAATGGGAGTAGTTTATCATGGAAACTACGCACAATATTTTGAGCTTGGCAGAACTGAATGGCTAAGAAAATTAGGTGTTACTTACAAAGATATGGAAAATAGTGGGATTATGTTACCAGTAATTTCTTTAAGCTGTAAATTTATCAAATCCGCAATTTATGACGACATTTTAACAATAAACACGTTTTTAATTAAAAAACCAATGGTTAAAATTGAATTTGATTACACTATTACCAATCAAAACGATGAATTAATTTGTTCAGGAAATTCGGTGTTAGCTTTTATGAATATGGAAACTCAAAAACCTACAAGATGTCCAGATTATTTACTAAAAAGTTTAGGTTTTTAAATTGATAAAATTATCACAAATATCAGTTTGAGTGATTTCAATTTTTCATCAAAATTGCATAGAAAATTCGTTGAAATTCAAAACCTTTTTCTTGGTGAATTAAAGCAGAATTAAATCAAAAAAAGACAAATTACAAACTCGCTTTTATCATTCGATCATTGCCAAATAAATCTTTTTTTAGTTGGATGTTTTTAAAGCCTTTAGCCTCCAATAAACTACAAGTTTCTTGACCTAAATATTGATTGATTTCAAAAAATAACAAACCGTTTTTGGTAAGATGATTTTTCGCCAAATCTGTAATTTTATCATAAAAAATAAGCGGATTATCATCAGCAACAAACAAGGCCAAATGCGGTTCATTTTGCAAAACATTATTTTGAATTTCTATCTTTTCTAGTTCTCTAACATAAGGTGGATTTGAAATAATAATATCGAACTTTTGATAAAGTTTTTCTACTTGTAAAATATCAACTTCAAAAAAATCAACTTCAACTTTATTAAGTGCAGCATTTTCTTTGGCAATTTTTAGAGCATCCACAGAAACATCTATAGCAGAAATTTTTGCCTTTGGTAAATTTTTAGATAAAGAAATAGGAATACAACCAGTTCCTGTACCAATATCTAAAATTGATAAAGGATTCTCACTTCCAACTTCCAACTCCAAACTTCTGGCTTCAATCTTCAAACTCTCAACTTCCTGCAAAACCCACTCCACCAACTCTTCAGTTTCTGGTCTTGGAATAAGGGTATTTTCATCCACCAAAAAAGGCAAACCATAAAACTCTGTTTTACCAATGATGTATTGAATTGGTTCTTCGTTTTGCAATCTTGCTAACGCTTTTTGTAAGGTTGATAAATTCTGTTCATCAATCTCAAAATCGGATTTTAAAACTGTGTCAATTCTTTGTAAATCCAAATAAGTTTCCATCAACAAAAAGAAAAAAGAATCTATTTCTGTAGCTGGATAAATTTTAGAAAGTGAATTTTTAAAGTGAAGTTTAAAATCTATAAGTTTCATCATAATTTACAATAAAGGACTAAAAAAACGTGATAAACGCTCTAACGTTTTTTGTTTTGTAGATCTCTTTCTGAATTCCTTGTACTCAATTTTTTGTGCTTTGTGTTTGCGTTCTTCAAATTCTTCCTTCACTTCTAAAGTTATTTTTTCGTCATAAAGAATGGCATTCAGTTCGTAATTATGCTCAAAACTTCTACAATCGAAATTTGTAGAACCTACAGAAATAATTTCATCATCAATAAAAACAACTTTACTGTGCGAAAAATCATCTCTCAAATAAATATGTACACCTGCTTTTAGCAAATCTTCAAAATAAGAATACATACTATAACTTGCCACTTTAGAATCGCTCTTTTTTGGCAATAAAAGCGTAACATTTACACCACTTAAAGCCGCCATTTTAAACGCTTCTAAAATTGAAAAAGTAGGTATAAAATAAGGGCTTAAAACGGAAATACTTTTTTCTGCTAAATTTATAAAGCTCAAATATTGCTGCATAACCACAGATTGTTCGTAATCTGGCCCACCAGAAACTATTTGAAGTTTTGTTTTTCCTCCTGTATCACAAGGTGTTATATATTTTTTATCATTCGTCAAATCTTGATTGCAGGCATAATAAAAATCCTTTAAAAAAGATTTATGAATACTATTTACTGCACACCCTTTTATTTGCAAATGCGTGTCTTGCCAAACACCTAAAAAATCATCATCTGTAATATATTCATCAGAAATATTTACGCCTCCTGTAAAGCCAATTTCATTATCAATAATGGCAATTTTTCTATGATTTCTAAAGTTTAAAGAAAAAATAAAACTACCGAATTTAAATGGAGTTTCTGGGTACAACTCCACACCAATATCTTTTAATTTTTGCTTGGTTTTTTTATTCAATTCAAAGCTACCAATGGTATCATAAATAACTCGAACTTCTACATTTTCCTTTATTTTCTGTTCTAAAATAGTTATAATTTCCGACAAAATTTCGCCATTCTCAATCATATAATATTGTAAATGAATAAATTTTTTGGCGTTTTTTAAAGCTTCGTTTATAGCCTTAAAAGTTTCTTTTCCGTTTTTTAAAAGAACAACATCATTTTTATCTTCTACACCAATGTGTGTAGTTTCATAAATTAAAGTGGCTATTTTCTTTTGTTTAATCGTTTCTAAAATTTCAACATTAGAACTGTTTTCAGATTTAAAAGATTCTTTTATAAACGTTTTTCGTTTTTTAGTTTCCTTCAACTCAAAAAACTTAATTTTCCTTCTATTAATTCCAAATAAAATAAAGGCAAAAACGCCAATAAAAGGAAAGAAAAAAGCGATTAAAACCCAGCTCAAAGATTTAGAAGGTTTTACACCAAAATATAGGATATTATAAAATGCCCAACCAAATAATATAAGATGTAAAACTCCTAAAATATAATATATCATGTTTAGTTTATTTCTTTAAGCATCCAAACATCGCAGTTAAAATGACTGGTGTTTCCCATGGGTTTATCCAAATTTACAAAACCATTTCTTTTATATAATTTTACAGCAGCTTCCATATAAGGCAACGTTTCTATATAACAATTATCATATCCAAAATCTTTTGCTTTCTCTAAACATTGTGTAATTAATTTTGTTCCTAAACCTAGCCCTCTAATGGTTGGTAGAAAGTACATTTTTTGCAATTCGCACGTATTGCCTTCATAATTATCTAACTTAGCAATGCCTGCTCCACCAACAATTTTATTGTTGTGTTCAACCACATAATAAATTGCTTTTTCTTTTTGATAGGTTTCAAACATTTTATCGGTTGCAGCATCTGCATAGGCTGTACCTACTTTTGGTGCGCCCATTTCTACAATTACATCTCTAATAACGATGGCAATTTGCGAATTATCGTCGCTCGTTATTTCTCTTATGATAAAATCTTCACTTGTCATTTAATACTGTATTTTTGCAAGAGCAAGTTACCTAAATTTTTAAAGATTTTTAATGAAAAAGACATTCTATTTTATTGCTTTATTTTTATTGATTTATAGTTGTACTGTCAACAAAGAACCTATATTTATTAAAATTGATAACATAGAAGTAATTAGTTATGCAGCAGATACTATAAAACTAAAAGCAATGGCTTTTTTTAAAAACCCTAATGATGTTGGTGGAGCTATTACTACTGATAATCTAAAAATTTTGGTAAACGATACAGAAGTCGCACAACTTTTTTCTGATGATTTTAAAGTGCCTGCCAAAAACGAATTTTTAGTACCTTTATTGGCAAATATACCTACTAAAAATCTTTTAAATTCAGATAAAAACGGACTTTTAGGCGGTTTGATCAATTCGCTTTTAAGCAAAAAAATAACGCTTACAATTCAAGGAGAATTGGTGTATTCGTTTCTTGGGTTTCAAAAAGATTTTTTAGTTGATAAAACTCAGGAAATAACCATTAAATACTAAACCCGAAATTTAAGACTGAACTCATTTTATCATCATATAAATAGTAAATCACTTTAAAACAATCGATATTATTAAACACGAAATTTACATAAAACGCTGTTTACAAATTGCCAAAAACGGATTGGGCACAACAAGACCAAACCCAAGTGTTGGTGCTGTAATTGTTGTTGATAATAAAATTATTGGCGAAGGTTTTACCAGTAATTATGGTGATCATCATGCTGAAGTAAATGCTGTAAACTCCGTTAAAAATAAAGCACTTTTAAAAGAAGCAACCATTTATGTTACTCTAGAACCTTGTTCGCATTTTGGTAAAACGCCTCCTTGTGCAGATTTATTGGTAAAACATCAATTTAAAAATGTGGTTATTGGCACTGTAGATTCAAATAGTTTGGTTGCTGGTAAAGGAATTGAACGTTTACAAAATGCTGGAATTAATGTAATTGTTGGTGTTTTAGAAGCTGAATGTAAAAAACACCACAAACGTTTTTTTACAGTTCAAGATAAAAAACGACCTTATATTATTTTAAAATGGGCAGAAACTAAAGATGGTTTTGTTGCTCCTTTGAGTAAGGATGAAAAAAAACCAGTTTGGATTTCAAACAACAATTCACAACAATTAGTGCATAAATTAAGAGCGCAAGAACATGCAATTTTAGTAGGTACAAATACTGCAATTGCAGACAATCCTAAATTAAATGTAAGAAGTTGGTCAGGAAATAATCCTTTAAGAATTGTATTGGATAAAAAATTACGAATTCCTAAAAACGCAAATTTGTTTGATGGAGGTGTAAAGACCATCATTTTGTGTATGGTTGAAAGTGAGAAGTGGGAAGTTGGAAGTGAAAACATCCTATTTGAAGCAATTAATTTTGATAAAAAAATCGCTGAACAAATTTGCGCGGTATTACAAAAACATAACATTCAATCTGTAATTATTGAAGGTGGCACACAAACCTTGCAAACTTTTGTAGATGCTAATCTTTGGGATGAAGCCCTAGTTTTTATAGGTGATACTTATTTTGAAAAAGGAATCAAAGCACCTGTTTTATCAGCAAAAATAATAGCAACAAAAAATATAAAAAACGATATTTTAAAAATATATACAAATGATTAAAAACATCATCTTCGATTTTGGAGACATATTTATCAACCTAGACAAAGAAGGAACCTACAAAGCCATGGCTGCTTTAGGAGTTTCAAAAATTACAGACGAAATGATTGAAGTGTATCAAAACTATGAAAAAGGTTTGATGACTACTGATAAATTTCTGAACTTTTTTCATGAAAAATTCAGAATTCCTAAAGAGAAATTAATTGATGCTTGGAATGCTGTTTTGTTAGATTTTCCAAGAGAACGTTTAGGTTTTCTAAAAAAATTAGCAGACAGTAAAAAATATCGATTATTCTTATTAAGCAACACAAACGATTTGCACATTAAATGGGTACAAGATTCTTTGGGTGATGAATTTTATAACGATTTTAAAAGCTGTTTTGAGCAGTTTTATTTATCACATGAAATTAATTTTAGAAAACCTGATACAGAAATCTACGAGTATGTTTTAAAAGAAAATAATTTAATTGCAGCAGAAACTTTATTTGTAGATGATTTAAAAGTAAATACAGATTCAGCAAACACTTTAGGCATAAATACTTGGAATTTAATGCCAGAGGAAGATGATGTTACTGAATTATTTATTAAAAATAACTTCAATTGATTTACCTATTTTTTAGCATTTTAATTTCAACAGCCTTATTTGTTATTTTTAAATATTTTGGCATTTACAAAGTTGATATTTTAAAAGCAATTTTTATCAACTATATTGTTGCTTTTTCATTGGGTTTTACTTTTGCAGAAAGAGAATTTTCATTTTCGGAAATCCCAAGTCAGCCTTGGTTTTTTGGCGCTGTTTTTTTAGGGGCTTTATTTGTAGCCATATTTTTTGTAATGGCAATGACAGCGCAAAAAAATGGTGTTTCAGCAGCGTCTGTTGCAGGAAAAATGTCTGTGGTAATTCCCGTTTTTTTTGGTGTATTTTTATATAATGAATCTGTAACTTTTTTAAAAATTATCGGAATTATTATTGCATTAATAGCTGTGTATTTAGCGTCTGTAAAAGAAGATAAAGTTGCTACGAAAAATGCAGGGTTGCTCTTCCCTATTTTACTTTTTTTAGGTTCAGGAACTATTGATACTAGCATAAAATATGTAGAAGTTATGTTTGTACCAAAAAGCGACGTTTCTATTTTTTCTGGAAGTTTGTTTGGAATTGCAGCCATATTTTCGCTTTCGGTATTATTAATACAAGCTGTTAAAAAAAGAGAAGCTTTTGGTTTTAAAAATGTAATTGCAGGGATTGCTTTAGGAATTCCGAATTATTTTTCGATTGTATTTTTAATAAAAGCATTGCAAACACCAGAATTTGAAAGTTCTACATTATTTACAATTAACAATGTTGGGATTGTAATTTTATCAACCTTGGTTGGAATTTTAATTTTTAAGGAACAATTTAGCATCAAAAATAAAATTGGAGTTGGGTTGGCTATTTTAGGAATTGTAATTGTAGCTTTAGCCTAATGGAAAATGATCGTTATAAAACAATTTTAAAACCCTCTGAAGAAACACTCTTTAAAGACAGAAATAGTAAGTTTTTTGGCTACGCATTCCCTGTACTTCATGAAGATGATGTAAAAGATTGTTTAGAGGAATTAAAGAAAAAACACCATACAGCACGTCATTTTTGTTATGCATATCAAATTGGTATTGAAGAAATCAAATACAGAGCCAATGATGATGGAGAACCCAACAATTCTGCTGGAATGCCTATTTATGGACAAATTCAGTCTTTTGAAGTTACCAATATTTTAATTGTTTCTGTACGTTATTTTGGTGGCACAAAACTAGGAGTTGGTGGTTTGATAAATGCCTATAAAACGTCGGCTCAACTCACTTTAGAAGCTTCAACTATCGTAGAAAAAACCATTGATGTTTATTATCAACTCAACTTTGAGTATGATATGATGAACAAGGTTATGCGAATCATCAAAGAAAAAAACATAACGCTTGAAACTCAAAAAATGGAATTGGCTTGCGAGTTTGTAATTTCTATCAGAAAAAAAGAAGCCGAAAACATTTTTGAAATTTTTGACACCTTGTATAAGGTTGATGTAAAAATTTTGGATTGAAATTAAATTTCAAAAAATAAATTATATTTAAAGGATAAAAGTAATGAACCTTTCCAAAATAAGGCTACATAATTTTAAACATCCATCACAAAAATGATAAAGTAAAAAAGCAATTATGAAAACATTAATTCTAATATTATTTTTAACAATTAACTTGTATTCTTTTTCTCAGAAAACAGAATTTAATTATGATGAACATATTTTACTTGAATATGCAAAACTAGGAATATTAGAATATGATTTAGCATCATCAAAAAAATCTGAATTTAATAAAAACTACGATACTACCAAATATTTGACTTATGGAAGAGTTATAAACGATTGTGAAGGAATAAGCAGAAAAATAATTCTATTTGTATTTAAAAGTAAAGTTGGGCAATATACCGCTTCAACTTATATGATTTACTCTGATGGTTTATTTGAATCCTTTCTTAGCAGAGGATATTCAGCTCAAAGTGCTGAAAATGAATTAAATTATTTCAAAAACCTCAAAGATGGAGGCAATTTGTTTCATTGTGGGATTTAAAAAGTTGCTGTTTTTAGCTTAACTAAAATTATTTATTTTGCATACTTATGAGTAATTTTTGGAAATTTCTAGTACAGAAAAAACGCTACTTTTTTAAACCAAACAAATCTTAATGAATTTTAGAAACGATTAAGAAATATATAAAAATTTGAAAGCATAAAACTTTGGTTTATAGTTTCGGAAAATGAATAATGAAATGAAAACGTTATCAAAAAACAATGTAACATTAAACTTAATACTTCAAATCATTTTAATTTTAATTGTTAATAGTATCGTATTTATAGCAATAAGTAAATCTATTCAATTTAAATTTATTGTATTGACTGGAATTACAACTTTAGGACTAATTTGGATATACAAACGCTATAAAAACACATATAACCTATTTTTTAATGAAAAGTATCTAAATTTAAAAAACAGAAAAAGAGAACGGAATATCAATTTTAAAAATATTAAAAGAATTAAACTTACTTTAAGTGATATGCGAATAATGGGACTTCAGTATTATGAATACAAAATTGAATTTACGAATGAAAACGGAATATTTGAATCAATCCGTTTCTTTATATCTGATATGAATTCGGAATTATGGGAGTTTCAAGATTTAGTAAAAAAAAATTCATCAAATATAGTAATTGAAAATAAAGCAAGTTCTTGGGATAAATAATTAGAAACTAAATCCATATTTTAAAAATAGAATTTGAGATATTTCAAATTATACAAGGTTAAAATTCGCTGTTTTTTTTTAAAAAAAAAGGGTATTGTTCATCTACAAGTCCTCGTTTGCTTTCCCAAACTCATTTTCAATAGCAAAAAAATATAATCAAACTAAAAAAAGTTCTGTTTTAGGTAAAATTTAAAAACTGAAAAAATAAATCAAATTATATATTTTCTGCAACCAAACTTTCGTGCATAAAACCCTCAATATTATCAGCATATTTTATATGAAACCAATTGTCTATTTTTCCTAAAATTGTTATTGGCGTATTTTCAGTAAACGTTTCTATCTTTTTATACGCAACTCCTGAACCAATTCTTAATTCATTTTTAGTCAATTTTGTAATGCCGTTTTTAAAAACCTTTTCTTCTATACTATTTGGTAAATACGATTTTTTCACAAAAGCTAGTGGATTTATAGCTCCAGAAGAATTATAAATTCCAAAATGTAAATGCGGACTTGCTCCTTTTGCATTTCCTGTATTGCCTACAAATCCTAGAGTATCGCCCAGTTTTACATATGCACCAGCACTTGTTGTAATACTATCTAAATGTGCATAGTACAAGGTTTTGCCAAAAAGACCACTTTTTAACCAAATTTGCTTTCCACCCAAACCACTATTTTTAGCAGTCGCAACAAAACCATCTACAGAAGCAATTACTGGAGTTCCTCTTTTGGCAAAAATATCAATGCCTTCATGTTTTCTTTTTCCTCCACTTCTTACAGCTCCCCAATAACTTTGAATATCTTTATTGCCTTTACCAGCAACAGGAAATAAAAAAACAGGTTCAGTATAAACGCTAATATTAAAATCGACTTTTTTAGTGAATTCTGAAAACATTACAATTTTGTAATAGCCCGTTTTAAAAACTTCAAAATTAAGATGGTTTAAGGAAGCTTCATTAGAAACTATGGAATTTTTTGAAACTAAAGTATCATTTAAAACACTATAAATATCTGATGCAAATTGCAAAGAATCTGAATCGATATTTGTTTCTATTTTTAATCGTTCTCCTTTTTCTAAAAATATTTTATATGATAGAATTGAAAAATCTAACGAATCTGATTTTGTATAAATAACGCTTGGTAATACTAACTCTAAATTATTATTTTTGGCTTGTTCGTAAACATCTTCGAATTTCTTACTTAAAGTGTCATTATCTTTAAAAGTACTTTCTATAACTTGTTTTCCAGAAGGTTTTGTAAATTTATCAGATAAATTTTGAACTTGTTTGCAAGCAGCAAAACAAAGGAATACTAAAATAATTTTAATATTTATTTTCATACATTCTACTTTATAAAACTCTATAAATAACTTTTATTTTTTGATTTATTTCAACTGGAAAGCTAAACGAATACCTTGCCAAATTATTTTTAAATAAAAATTAAGTTTCTAAACTTATACAACTTTGTTCAGCATTTTTTGAACTTGGCAATGTTAGTTTTTATTTGTCTTATGAAAACTTAAAAATTCCCCAAAAAATCATTCGTAGTAAACTATTTTTTTAACCTTTATTTTAGGTTGATTGTAAAATGTTCAAGAGTACATTATACTCATAAAAAAAGCCTTCAATTTCTTGAAGGCTTCAATTATCTAGTATTAGATATAAATTATTTAGGCATTACAACACTGTCAATTGCATGAATTACTCCATTTGAAGCTGCAACATCTGCAATTACTACTTTAGACATGT
The DNA window shown above is from Polaribacter sp. Hel_I_88 and carries:
- the dnaA gene encoding chromosomal replication initiator protein DnaA, whose protein sequence is MSHTAESIWIDCLSFIKDNIKPQAYKTWFEPIKPVKLSGEALTIQVPSKFFYEWLEEHYIKLLRVALVRQLGNDAKLVYDVKMENNYSSNRPQTVKIPSSNRDPLKPQRVTAPLESNKRELRNPFIIPGLQKVKIESQLNPNYSFANFIEGDSNRLARSAGMAVANKPGGTSFNPLLIYGGVGLGKTHLAHAIGVDIKDKYPDKTVLYISSEKFTQQFIDSVKSNTRNDFIHFYQMIDVLLIDDVQFLSGKAGTQDVFFHIFNHLHQNGKQVILTSDKAPVDMQDIEQRLLSRFKWGLSAELQAPDYETRISILQNKLYRDGVEMPDDIVEYVAKNIKSNVRELEGVLISMIAQASFNRKEFSLELAKQIVDKFVKNTKKEVSIDYIQKEVSKYFDMDVATLQSKTRKRHIVQARQLAMYFAKRLTKTSLASIGNQIGQRDHATVLHACKTVDNLTETDKQFKKYVDDLTKKLTF
- a CDS encoding thioesterase family protein translates to MKKSSTKTRVRYSETDQMGVVYHGNYAQYFELGRTEWLRKLGVTYKDMENSGIMLPVISLSCKFIKSAIYDDILTINTFLIKKPMVKIEFDYTITNQNDELICSGNSVLAFMNMETQKPTRCPDYLLKSLGF
- the prmC gene encoding peptide chain release factor N(5)-glutamine methyltransferase, with product MKLIDFKLHFKNSLSKIYPATEIDSFFFLLMETYLDLQRIDTVLKSDFEIDEQNLSTLQKALARLQNEEPIQYIIGKTEFYGLPFLVDENTLIPRPETEELVEWVLQEVESLKIEARSLELEVGSENPLSILDIGTGTGCIPISLSKNLPKAKISAIDVSVDALKIAKENAALNKVEVDFFEVDILQVEKLYQKFDIIISNPPYVRELEKIEIQNNVLQNEPHLALFVADDNPLIFYDKITDLAKNHLTKNGLLFFEINQYLGQETCSLLEAKGFKNIQLKKDLFGNDRMIKASL
- the cls gene encoding cardiolipin synthase, translating into MIYYILGVLHLILFGWAFYNILYFGVKPSKSLSWVLIAFFFPFIGVFAFILFGINRRKIKFFELKETKKRKTFIKESFKSENSSNVEILETIKQKKIATLIYETTHIGVEDKNDVVLLKNGKETFKAINEALKNAKKFIHLQYYMIENGEILSEIITILEQKIKENVEVRVIYDTIGSFELNKKTKQKLKDIGVELYPETPFKFGSFIFSLNFRNHRKIAIIDNEIGFTGGVNISDEYITDDDFLGVWQDTHLQIKGCAVNSIHKSFLKDFYYACNQDLTNDKKYITPCDTGGKTKLQIVSGGPDYEQSVVMQQYLSFINLAEKSISVLSPYFIPTFSILEAFKMAALSGVNVTLLLPKKSDSKVASYSMYSYFEDLLKAGVHIYLRDDFSHSKVVFIDDEIISVGSTNFDCRSFEHNYELNAILYDEKITLEVKEEFEERKHKAQKIEYKEFRKRSTKQKTLERLSRFFSPLL
- a CDS encoding GNAT family N-acetyltransferase, encoding MTSEDFIIREITSDDNSQIAIVIRDVIVEMGAPKVGTAYADAATDKMFETYQKEKAIYYVVEHNNKIVGGAGIAKLDNYEGNTCELQKMYFLPTIRGLGLGTKLITQCLEKAKDFGYDNCYIETLPYMEAAVKLYKRNGFVNLDKPMGNTSHFNCDVWMLKEIN
- the ribD gene encoding bifunctional diaminohydroxyphosphoribosylaminopyrimidine deaminase/5-amino-6-(5-phosphoribosylamino)uracil reductase RibD; its protein translation is MIKHEIYIKRCLQIAKNGLGTTRPNPSVGAVIVVDNKIIGEGFTSNYGDHHAEVNAVNSVKNKALLKEATIYVTLEPCSHFGKTPPCADLLVKHQFKNVVIGTVDSNSLVAGKGIERLQNAGINVIVGVLEAECKKHHKRFFTVQDKKRPYIILKWAETKDGFVAPLSKDEKKPVWISNNNSQQLVHKLRAQEHAILVGTNTAIADNPKLNVRSWSGNNPLRIVLDKKLRIPKNANLFDGGVKTIILCMVESEKWEVGSENILFEAINFDKKIAEQICAVLQKHNIQSVIIEGGTQTLQTFVDANLWDEALVFIGDTYFEKGIKAPVLSAKIIATKNIKNDILKIYTND
- a CDS encoding HAD-IA family hydrolase, which produces MIKNIIFDFGDIFINLDKEGTYKAMAALGVSKITDEMIEVYQNYEKGLMTTDKFLNFFHEKFRIPKEKLIDAWNAVLLDFPRERLGFLKKLADSKKYRLFLLSNTNDLHIKWVQDSLGDEFYNDFKSCFEQFYLSHEINFRKPDTEIYEYVLKENNLIAAETLFVDDLKVNTDSANTLGINTWNLMPEEDDVTELFIKNNFN
- a CDS encoding EamA family transporter; this translates as MIYLFFSILISTALFVIFKYFGIYKVDILKAIFINYIVAFSLGFTFAEREFSFSEIPSQPWFFGAVFLGALFVAIFFVMAMTAQKNGVSAASVAGKMSVVIPVFFGVFLYNESVTFLKIIGIIIALIAVYLASVKEDKVATKNAGLLFPILLFLGSGTIDTSIKYVEVMFVPKSDVSIFSGSLFGIAAIFSLSVLLIQAVKKREAFGFKNVIAGIALGIPNYFSIVFLIKALQTPEFESSTLFTINNVGIVILSTLVGILIFKEQFSIKNKIGVGLAILGIVIVALA
- a CDS encoding YigZ family protein; translated protein: MENDRYKTILKPSEETLFKDRNSKFFGYAFPVLHEDDVKDCLEELKKKHHTARHFCYAYQIGIEEIKYRANDDGEPNNSAGMPIYGQIQSFEVTNILIVSVRYFGGTKLGVGGLINAYKTSAQLTLEASTIVEKTIDVYYQLNFEYDMMNKVMRIIKEKNITLETQKMELACEFVISIRKKEAENIFEIFDTLYKVDVKILD
- a CDS encoding M23 family metallopeptidase — translated: MKINIKIILVFLCFAACKQVQNLSDKFTKPSGKQVIESTFKDNDTLSKKFEDVYEQAKNNNLELVLPSVIYTKSDSLDFSILSYKIFLEKGERLKIETNIDSDSLQFASDIYSVLNDTLVSKNSIVSNEASLNHLNFEVFKTGYYKIVMFSEFTKKVDFNISVYTEPVFLFPVAGKGNKDIQSYWGAVRSGGKRKHEGIDIFAKRGTPVIASVDGFVATAKNSGLGGKQIWLKSGLFGKTLYYAHLDSITTSAGAYVKLGDTLGFVGNTGNAKGASPHLHFGIYNSSGAINPLAFVKKSYLPNSIEEKVFKNGITKLTKNELRIGSGVAYKKIETFTENTPITILGKIDNWFHIKYADNIEGFMHESLVAENI